The Wansuia hejianensis genomic interval CGCGGTTATTTTCCGGCTGGATCTTCAGTGCCGTCTGTGGAAAGGAGGGACGCTGTATTGGGAAAGAGTGAAGACCGGTCCATCCGGCTGACTCCCGGCAGATATCGGGCGGGCCGGGATAACGGTAAAATTTCCGGGAACCCGTGGAACAGTGTCTGGTATCTCTATTACCTAATCGCGTCGCTGTCTCTGGCATTCTGGTTTTCTTCTATGATGCGGCTGGATATTTCCACCGGATGGGTGACGGCTATTGTAGTCTTTTGGGATCTCTGGTATGCGCTGGTATTTCTGTCTAAGAAAACAATGAGAATCCTGGTGCCTGTCACAGCGGCGGGGGTTGCGGCTGCCGTGTACTGGCAGTGGAACGAAATCTGGCGGGGACTGGCATGGATCGCCAATACTTATGCCGGATATATCCAGGAACATTATCAGTACAGCCCGGGGTATCTGGAAGCGGATAGCGAGCCGGAATCTCTGATACCGGTCATAGCGGCGGGAGCCGCCATAGCCTTGTTTTTTGCTGCTTATTCAATTATATGGAAGAGAAGGGCCAGGGCATTAATTCTCATGACGCTGGTTTTGCTGTGCGCCGGGCTTACGGTTAATCAGTTCCCACAGCCGGTGCCGGCTGTGACTGCAGTGCTGGCAGCCTATGGAATTACCTGCATGAAGAGCCGGGGAGGCAGAGACGCATCCGGGTGTATGCAGGCAAAGGCTGGTATCTGTGGGCTTTTGCTGGCGGGGGCTGTAGCCCTTATCAGCTATTTTGTGATAAGCCCGCCGCTTACGGAGAGAATGATCGCGCTGCACCCTGACGTACAGGATTTCCAAAACCGGGTGGAGGCCAGGCTGGGCAATGCGCTGGAGGATTCGGTGTTTCAGGGAAACAGTCCCTTCGGGAACTGGCAGGGAATGATTGAGAGTGGAGCGCTATCCAATCAGGTGGCGCGACGGGAGCATGTGACGGCGCTTCGTGTGACAGCCGGCCGCCGGCCGGATCAGGCAATTTATTTTAAAGGCTTTATAGGAGGGGTGTATCAGGGGAAATACTGGCAGGAAATATCAGATGAGAATTTCAACGCTGCTGCGGAGAGCTGGAATATCTATGAGGAAGGTCAGGCCGGGGAGCAGGCGAAAGCGTTGCTGCAGTCTTTTCCCTATCAGTGGCTGGGGGCTTCCGGCGCTGACCAGGTGGCGTTTGATATGGAGCTTGAGGAGGTGGCCGGGGACTATGCATACCTCCCGTATTTTTCCAGTGTATTAAATGGGGATTCCGGTATGCCGCGGCTGTTGGCGGACGGTGAGGCTCTGAGAAATGGCAGTTCAGGATTTGAGGGATCGCTGATCGAAGATTCGCCGCTGTTGATAAGCCCATATCTGTATTCCACCGTCTATGCCGGCGGGAATGAGGAATTTCAGGGGATGAGCGCCTATGAAGAATATGTGTCGGAAAATTATATGTATGTGCCCAAAGATAGACTGGACAGGATGAAGGAGCATGTAAACGGGCGGATTCAGGCTTTTACCGGCGCGAATGGATATTATCCGACTCTCATAGAAGTGACAGATATGATCAGAGAAGATCTGTCAAGCTGCAGCTACAGTCTGAACCTGGGACCTCTGCCCTCCGATGTGGATTATACGGAAAATTTCTTTTTTGACCAGAAAGAAGGCTTTTGTACCCATTTTGCAAGCACGGCTGTATTGATGTACCGTCTGTCAGGGTATCCGGCCAGATATGTGACGGGGTATATTGCCAAGCCTTCGGAATTCCGGGAGAATGAGGAAGGTTCTTATACCGCGGAGGTGAAAGATGAGAGCGCCCATGCCTGGGCGGAGGTCTTTGTTCCACAGCTGGGATGGGTTCCGGTTGAGATGACGCCGGGATTTTCCAGTGGCGGCGGCGATGCTGCACAGGCGGAAATAGGCGGTGCGGACCCCTATGAGGCTGTGACGATTCAGACGCCTGGGCCTACGAAGGAAGAGACTCCGGCTCCCGACAGGACGCCATCGGGAGCGGAGATTCCGGGAGCGCCGGAGACGAAGACCTTAGAACGGCCGCTGCCGCCGGCTCTGCCGGCTGTATTGTTGGTACTGTCGGCTGCCGCCGCCGCAGTTCTGGTGCTTGTACTGCGGCGGATGTGGATCTGCATGAGGAGAAACAAGAAATTCGGGCTGCGAAATTACAGCAGAGCGGTTCTGGCGATTGTAAGAGAGACTGAGAAGATGATGGGAAGCGCCGGATATCATCCCCCGGAGGGACTGTCGGATGCCGATTATGCGAAAAAGGTGCAGGAGGATTTTGAGCTGTTGGAGCCGGATGAGTTTGTCCGGTTTATGGAACTGGGCGAGCATGCCTGCTTTTCGGAAGAAATGCTTACGGCGCAGGAAGTAAAGGAATGTCTCTGTGTATATCACCGTTTAGAGAGTTATTTCTGCAAAAAGCACGGAAATCTTTGGAAATTTTGGTGGCGTTTCATAAAATGCTATTAAATTTTCATACAATTTAGACAATGCTGAATTTATAGGCAAAAGCGCCGGAAACCCCAGTAAAATCAATGGTTTTCGGCGTTTTAAATGTCTTGAAATTTGGGTTAAAAAAATTGGATAAAACGGAACGGTTTGTCACAGGTTAGTCACAAATTTTTATCTTCTCTATTTCTACCCGAAGGTCTTCCAAAGTGCGGTGTCCATAGATTCGATTGGTAATGTCTGACCCGAAGCTGTGCCCCAGCATTCGCTTTCGGTCATTATCCTCGACCTTGAATTTCTCGCAAAGTCGGGAGAATGTGTGCCGACAGTCGTGCGGAGTGTGTTTGGGGATGCCAATAGCTTCCAGAGAGATATACATATCCTCTCGCAACGTGGCCACGCGCCCCAACAGACATCCGTATTTTTTTAACCGCTTATATACAAATGGACGGATAGCCGAATGGATCGGGACAATGCGATCTTTACTGGAGCGGGTTTTCACGCCGCCTTTGAAATAATTTTCTTTTAGATTGACTTCTATCGTTTTGTAAGCTTGAATTCTAAATCCTGAATAGCACATGATCAAGATAAATGCCACAATATCATTGTCCTTATGTGCCCAGAGAATATTTAGCTCATCATCAGTAAACGGTACGCCATGTTCGTCATCATCTTCAGTGTTGATCTTGACATGCGCAGAGTAGTCCTTTTCACACAACTCATAAATCTCTGCGTATCCATACATTTGATGGAACAGAGAAACTATAAGCTCCTTGCTGGCGTGTTTCAGAGGGCAATTATCCACAACGTCTTGTAGATCCTGGTGACGCAAGTCGGCAAAAGTCTTGTCATGTAGGGAGGCGCTGTTTTTAAAGGCCGTTTTAGTGCTGTCTAATGTGGATTTTGCATACTCGCGGCTCTGATCCGTCTCAAATTTCCAGTGGTAAAATTCCTCATATACCTCTTTGAATGTCTTGCTCTTTTCCTGTGTCTTTACACCCTTAACCAGATTGTAGTCCGCGAGGATGCGCTGGGCTACGCTGGCCAGATCTGATCTGCTGTCGGCGCCGATTTCCAGTGTCTTTTCCATGCCTGGAGTATAGGTTCCCGCCTTGTAGGCCGTCAGGACTGTGAATCCTTTTATCCAGTCGTCTACGTAGCACAGGGCTTTCGGTACCATCGGCTGTCCATCCAGCGTAAATTCTGTTGTTGGCGGGTGGACTGCATACGGGTTCCGCCGGCCTTTACCCAGATAGCGGATGCTTCCGTAACCGTTTGGCAGTTTAGGGTATTTTTTTCTCTTTGGCATAGTATCATCCTCCTAAAAAAGCGCATAAAAATAACAGCCAGAGAACTTTTATTCTCTTGCGTGGCTGCTCCGAAGATGATACAATATACATGGTCATAATAGTGTATCTCTTCGGAGATCGGTCGGTCTGGTGTTGGTAGCACCGGGCCGGTTTTATTATGGATTATCCGGAAGCTTTCCGGAATTTGAAACAATTTTTTTGTCTTGAGATTTAACACGACGTTCAAGCTTTTTTATATCTTCTGATGCCGGAAGTTCTTCTGGTTTAATACCTCGCCTTCCCAACATATCCCTTACAGAAGAATTGTTTTGCACGTGTTCTTCTGTAATAGAAAATTCTCCGCGCAAATCTTTTTCTTCTACATTATAATTGGTCATTTCTGTGGCGAGATTCTTGGCCGCAATCGTTAACGTCGGGAGGAAGTCGGCTAAAGGACGATTCTCCTTAACGCCCAGTCGCTGTTTCATTTCTTGAGTGGTATTTCCACCAAACAATGCATAATCTCCTTTTGAACGTATTCTGCCGAATCCGGCATCGTCAACTCCCCTTTCGTATATATTTTGAGAAAGTCTTTTTTCAGATTCTTTAAGCCTGTCGCGAGCTGCTGTTCTTTCAATAAATGACAGTCTTTCTTCAATAATCTCCTGCTTACGAGTTTGAACAGCAAAGTAGCTTTGCGCAAATGCGATTTCTTCTTTTTTTGGATCGCCATTTTGAGCGATAAGATAACAAGCGTATCTTGTTAACATATAGTCTTTAACAGGTCGTTGCCCACCTTTAGCTATTTGGATCAATTTCGTGACCTCACGAAAATGATCAAAGGTATCAATGCCGCTAGTTTGACATGAATCCATCGCGCGAAGAATTGCTTTGTCAAAATTTTCCCATCGCTCGTATCCAAGTAACGGCATTAGGTCACGAGCATACCAAAATTCGATGCCATAATCATCATTGTTTTGTAGTATACTGTCATATTTAGATTTTATAAATGTAAGTTTTGTTTTATCCATATTCCTCCTTTTTGTCTAACTTCTTAACCGTATGGAATCGCATTCGGTTAGATTGGTTCCTGTTGGCGCAGGGGCCGGTTTTTGTTTGACAAAATAGTGATGTTGACATATAATATACTTAACAAGACAGCCAGTAAGGGAGGTTAGGGCTCCCCGTTCTGGCAAAAATATGTAAGCTAAAGATTTAGCCGCCTATTCTTTTCCAGAGAGCAGGGCGGCTATTTCTTATGTGTCAAATTGAGGATGGATACAATTAAACCAGCAAATGCTAAAATAATCATAAACTCTTCATATGTGTTCATAAGCATCCCCTCCTGTCAAGACTCAGGACGAGGAACCGTAGCCGCTCTACTGGCTGCCCTGGTAAGCATATTATATTGTCAAGGTGCCCCGCCCCGTGGGGCGGGAAATTAAAACGCCAGTGGCGAATTAATCACAATCCTCCATACAAATGTTCTTCTTCCGCTCGCGCGAAGAAATCTACTCCGTAGCGTTCCAGCTTTTGCATGTCTTTTTCAACCCGCGCCAGTTCTTTACGGATGCGCCTCTGCCTGCGTTTAATGGCCTGTATGCGCTTAAGAAACTGATTTCCGGTCATAATCACAGGCTTTTGATCTTGAGTTCCGACCTGTGGCGAATGTTGACTTTGCGCATGCGCCAGCGCTTCGATCTGCTGCACGTCTTCCCTCTGAAAATCTAATCCTTTGATGTGTTCCATGCCGTGCCAATATGATTTAGCCTGAGCGTCCGTTGAAATTCTCGCGTTTATAAAAATTGTAAAACTTCCATCTTCATTTTCTGTTACTATTTCCTTTGCCTTGGTATCTGGCCAATCCATAAGGACGACATTAACAACCGGTGTCATTGTCACCGCGCTCCTTTCTTTTCAATGCCATAAGCATATCATAAGTAGTTTTTAGGTCCTCAGGGGTCGCGTCCTGGGCTGCATCGAAAAGAACCTTCAGATCTTTGTTTTCAAATAATTTCTGTGCCATTGCGGCGGTATCATCATTTAAGTAATATTTGTCTCCTTCGTTTTCTTTTCCTGTCATAAGATAGTTTACAGATACATCAAAATAATCTGCAAGTTTCTGGACTTTTTCCATGCTTGGCTTGCTCGTATTGATTTTACATAAAGATCCTCTGGCAAATCCCAATTCTTTTTCAGTGCCTGTAACTGTCACGCCTTTTTGCTTACACAACTCTTTAATCATCTCATATGTCAACATAACGCACTCCTAAAAAAGTTGAAAAAAATACGCAAAAGGTATTGACATATTGAAAATAATACGTATAATGAAATGTAGAAAGTTGAAAATAATACGTAATATCAATATGTAAAATAGCTTTCAGTTTGTGGTTATTCTGATTATAGAATATTTTACGCAAAAAGTCAATAAAATTGCGTATTATTTTCAAAAAAGCGTTTATGAGAAAGGAGGAAAAACATTGCTATACGACAATGTAAAAAAACTTTGTGACGAGAGGCATATCCCAGTTATCAAGCTAGAAAGAGAACTTGAATTTCCGCGTAGCAGTATCTGCAAGTGGAATGAAAACGAGCCCGGAATACGAAAGGTACAAAAGGTAGCTGATTACTTCGGCGTATCGATCGAGAAACTGTTAGAAGAGAAGGAGGTGGTGTGAGATGCAAGAATCAAATTGCCGCGATCCAGCGAAAGAAACCATGTCAGTGCCTGAAGCTGCACGGATTTTAGGCTGCAATGCACAGGCTGTCCGAGAGAGGATCAAAGCCGGGATATGGGATTTCGGAGAACGAATCCCACGGGAAAAGACTGGGAACAAACAAAACTCATATGTGATTTACCGCCGGAAGCTGTACCGGCATATTGGGAAGGAGGTGTAACAGATGCCTGAATGGACAGAATGGCCCCAGGCCGGGAACATCCACCTACGTCAGCGGCCACAGCCTACATACTGGCAGCGGCACAAGAGAACGCTGTTGAAGGTTTTAACGGCTGCCGCAGGAGTTGCCGGAATCATATTATTATATCGGGTAGAACAAGACCCACGCTGGGGGCTGGCGGCAATCCCGCTACTGGTGGGTGCCTTAATCGCCCAGAGCTGGGCGGGGAAGGAGGCAACATGAAAAAGGCAGAGCTTGAAAGACAATACACATGGATAGTAAAAGAGGTAAGAGAGCTGCGAGAGACATCAGGTTGGGAGGATGACCGTATCCGTTGCTTTTTGATCGGAGTCGTGACTGCCGGCGATAGTTGCTACACAAGTAGCCAGCTCAGAAGGATCTTCGATTTGGTCAAAAGATGAGCTTACCTCAAGCAAAAGCCCCGGAATGAGCCAAATCCGGGGCCAGAGGATAATAGTAAGGAGACCACTAGTTGTATCCTCATTGTAAGGTGGACTGAGAAAAAAGTCAAGAAAAACGACAAAAATTGCGTGCAAAAACGACAGAAAGTGTACACAGCGTCTGAAAACAGGAGGAGGAACCAACAAATGAAGGAACGGATGACGCGCAAGAACCCGCAGGGGATGGGATACAGGGTTTGGCTGGACCATGCCGGCTCCTTTCGGATCGAAAGCCAAGGCGGGGAGCTGTTCCTGTTAGGGGACCTGGCGGACAAGCTGGGGTATCTGGAGGATGAAGAGGAGAAAAGGAGGAAGAAGAGATGAACGTATATCAGAAGATTTACGAAGTGATGGCAGCGGTTGGCTACCTGTCGAAAGATGGGAAAGCGGAATACGGGAAGATGAAGTACAGAACCTTAAGTGCCAGAAAAGTGACAGAGGCCGTCCGTGAGAAGCTGTTAGAGACAGGGCTTGTGATCCTGCCGGTGCGTCAGGAGAGCCACCGGGAAGGTCAGCTGACGACCGTATCGGTCACTTACCGGATCGTGAACACGGAAAAACCAGAGGAGTTTGTGGAGGTAGCATCCCAGGGAGAGGGGTTTGACTCTACGGACAAAGGGATGGGGAAGGCCCTGACCAATGCGTATAAATATATGCTGCTGCGTACCTTCGCGATAGCGACCGGAGAGCAGGAGGTAAGGAGAGAGGATCCAAAGAGGCAGTGCCGTCCGGCCAGTGAGCGCCAGAAAAGCGAGATCAAGGAGCTGTGCGACGCAAACCGGGTCGATTTAGAGAGCTGGCTGTTTCAGAGAGGGTACAGCTGGATGGAGCTGACGGAAGGGCAGGCAAGCTCTATGCTGGAGAAATTGACCAGCAGCTTTGGATAAAAAGAAACAGCACATAGGAGGGGCCCCATGTGCTGAATCCCAAGCAATTATAAAATTTGGAATCGTTAAGTCATGCTTATTATAGCATGCATAGGCCCCCAAAAGCAAGAGGGAAACAGGCGTTTTTTTCGCCTGTTTCGACCTCGATAAAGATATTAAATTTAGCCAAAGGCGGGCGGGTGCGATGGGAGTAAAGCGAAAAACGACGGTCTTACGAAAAGGAGAGATCATAGACGTGGAAGAATACCATGACGGGAATTACGGGTCACCCGGGAAGCGTCGGGAAAAGAAGGTGAAGGCAACGAACGAGCAGATGCAGAAAGTCAATGCGTATCACAAGATGCGCCGGGCCCGCCAGAGGCTTTTGGAATACTTTGACCCGGGTGATTTATTCGCGACCTGGACCTATGAGCCCAGGGAGCGACCAAAGGATATGAAAGGAGCTTTGCGGGACTTTAAGAGGGCGATCGGGAAGGTGCGCAAAGAATACAAAAAACGGGGAAAGCCCCTTTTCTGGATCCGAAACATTGAGAGGGGGACCAAAGGAGCCTGGCACATCCACCTGGTGGTCAAGGAGATTGGGGAGAGCGGGGACATCGTACGCAAGGCCTGGCCCCATGGAGGGACCTATCTGACACAGATCCGGAAAAATGAAAAAATCTACGATGAGGATTTCACGAAGCTGGCCAGCTATCTGACGAAAGATGCGCGCACCACCCAAACGAAAAAGGACGGATCTTTGTCTCTTCCCCGCATCCGGGAAGCCAGCTATGGGACCAGCCGGAACATGCCGCTTCCGCTTCCCAAGGAGGAGCGGTTAGTCAGATGGAAGAAGGAGCCGGAATCGAAGAAGGGGTACTATCTGTTGAACGTCCGGGAGGGGATCAACCCGGTGACGGGCTATCAGTACCGAAGGTACACCATGATACGGCTAAGGAGGGAAGAACATGCAGGCAAACGTATACATAGAGGCCGACAGCCGCGAACCGAAAAAGAAACAGCGGATCGTAGGCTACGTGCTGGAAAGTACGGTCAGGGGAGAGATAAGGACCAAAGACGAGTTCTTTGAGGTGGAGGAGAGCTTCCATGGAAGCATGGTGATGGCGATCAAAAAAGCCCTGGCCCGGTTTCAAAAGCCCTGTGAAATCACGATCCATGCGCCGGACGCCTGGACGCTGAACATGCTGGAGAGCCAGCTGGAGAAATGGGCGGCTCAGAACTTTCTGACCGGGAAGAAAGCGCCGATTGCCTGGCAGAAGGAATGGATGCATATCTGGCTGAAGGCGAAGGAGCATACGATCCTCTGTAAGAGGGGGAAGCACGCCTATACAGAGTGGATGCAGGAAAAGATGAAGGGAGGTGGATGGAATGATGCTGGGGACAGAAGTACAGGTGAAAAGATATGATCCTGAGACGAAACGGCCAAAGAAGAAAAAGATGGTGCTCATGGAGAAATACCGGTTTTTCGGCCTGTTTGTGGATGAACACGGCATTCGGGAATGCTTCACCTGGCAACAGCTGCGGCAGATCGAACAGGGGGAAGGGGCATAAAAGTGAAAATCGTTATAGAAAATCAGATGGGGAAAAATTGGCGTCTAAATCAGTAAATACTGAATCGGAGGGGCATTTTATTGATACCAACAAAACAATCAGAAAAAGTGAATATTTTACCAGAAAGGGAAAAATATGACCGGATATCCAAAGCAGGAATGGAAGAAAAAACGCATCAGGCATAGACGGAGCATTTTGCCCTCTGCTCACAACGGATCTTGCTTTTTGTGCGCGCTCCTGCATGAGGATGAGAGGCAAAAGAGAGTGCTGCACACGCATCACGTGTTCGGAGGGCCGAACCGGAAGGCATCGGAACAGTACGGCCTGACCGTACCGTTGTGTCCGGAGCATCATACGCAAGGGAAAGAGGCAGCACACAGAAACCAGGAAATAGCCGCTCTTCTTCACCGGCTTGGCCAGGAGGCCTTTGAAAAGCGTTTTCCGGATCTTGATTTCCTTGAAATCTTTGGGAGAAATTACAAATGAGCTACAAGAAAGCGCCAGGCTGCGTCTTTCCGGACTGTGAGCATTGCCCGCTAAAGGACTGTGAAACCTATGGCTGTTTCCCAGGAGAAAGCAAACGGAACGCCTATTTCGGGGAACTGCCAGGAAGTAAAGCAGAAAGCAAAAGAAAGAGGGAAAAAGAGTATGCGCAAAATATCAAAGATGTATCAATGGAGCAAAGGAGCCGATTACCGGAATGTCTGCAAGTGGTGCCGCAACCTCGTAAAAGTAAAGCAGAGGCAGAGGACAGCCTATAAGTGCAGGATTTACGGGGTAACAGAAACACCGGAAACGGACTGGCAGCCCCAGCACATTGCCTGCAAGGCCTTTAACCTGGATTACCAGGGAGTACCCGTGATCCAGGGAGGGCAGCGGAAGAAGGCGGCAGAGGACATAGAGGGCCAGCTGAGCATAGCCGATATACCCGGGGTAATGCCCGAATCAAAATATAAGACGTACAGGTGTGATCCATCCGCCATGTGATCAAATAAAGAGAAAAGAAAGGAGAACCCCTCATCCCTAAAGTGCAAACCTTCAAGCAAGCTGCCGGGGCGGCGGCAGCGGAAAGCGGAGAGGGGACAAGGAAGATGAAAGCAAAGTATGAAACCTGCATCCATGTACAAGAGGTTGGGAGCTATGCGGTGTATGTGCGTCCGTCCTGCCCTAAGGCAACGATGATCAAAGGGGTGCTGGTCAGCAGCAAGAAGCGCTGCGCATCCTGCAGAAATTGGAAGGAGAGAACGACATGAAACGAACCAGAAAAGAATACAAAACACTCATCGAAGACCGGATAAAGATGAAAAATCGTCTGCAGAGGCTGGAGGAACAGATTACCCGGTGGATAGGAGATATCCTGGAGGAGCGCGATCGGGAACAGACAGAGTACAGACGGATGCTGAAAGAACTGGCAAAACGTATCTGCATTCTGGAGGAACAGCTGGCCGTGCGAAAGGGGAAAACCAAAGCAGACGGGGAGGCCGAAGGCTTGGAGGAGGCAGAAAAGAGCAGGCCTTTAAGCGCGCCGGAGCTTTATGATTGCAGGGAGGATCTGCCGGTTTACTAGACAGATGGGAAAAGGAGCGGGTGATGGGAACGAACTATCAGGAAGACCGGTACGTACGGTGCCCGTTTTACAAGCGGGAGAACCGCCTGGAGATCAAATGCGAGGGCCTGTGCGGGAGGTACACCAACAACATCTTTGCCGGAAAACGGAAGAAGGACGCCTTTAAGGAAGACTTTTGCACCGGGTACTATTGGAACTGCCCGCTGTACCGGGCACTGGAGGAGGATACGTGAAGCATAGGGAGCGTCTTTACGAATGCCCCGCAGATATACCTTGTGGAACAGCAAAGCTGTTCCCCCGCCCCGTCAGGGGCATGTGTTGCGGGATACTCTGGAGTATACCCTGTGGAACAGCAAAGCTGTTCCCCCGCCCCGTCAGGGGCATGTGTTGCGGGATACTCTGGAGTATACCCTGTGGAACAGCGTGTGCTGTTCCCCTGCCCCGACAGGGGCATGAGTTACGGGATACTCTGGAGTATAGGAAATATGCGCATTTGGAGCGGATCAAGGCCCGCTCTTTTTCCCGTTTTTGGAAGGGGGTGAGACAAGGCCGAGCGTTTTCACCCCCAAAAAGGGTCTCTCCCCCCTAAAAAAGGGCCGATACCCCCTAAAAAACACCCTCCAAAACCGGGCAGTTTACCACACCCCCAAACCCCGCATAAATACTGGTACTGCCGGCATTTTTAAGGGCCAAAAAACACCTAAGTAACACCTAAGGTAAATGGCCACCTGCAAAATTCCTCCCAAACGCCCCCATTTTACCCCCTTAGGGGTAAGGTATGAAAATCCCTCCAAATATGTCACAATAAAGACTATAGGGCAGGGCAGCAGATGAACAGGAAAACGAAATTGACGGACAAGCAGGAACGGTTTGTGCAGGAGCTTTTGCGTGGCGCCACCCAGCGGGACGCCTACAAGGCCGCCTATGGCTGTAAGAACTGGAAGGTTTCGGCGATTGATGCGCAGGCCTCGAAGCTTTTGAAGGATCCAAAGGTGGCAGAGAGGCGGGAAGCGCTCAAGCAGAGGGCCATCGATCTTGCGGGGCAGGACGCAGCCTCCGTGCGGGCCCTGATCCTGGAAACAGAGATCGCCATTGCCTCGGCGGATCTGGGGAAGGTGTATGAGCTGGGAAGGGACAAAAGCGGACGCTTAACGGCCAAAATCAAGGATCTGGACTCCCTCGATACCCGGGCGATCCAGGAAATACGGTTTGATCCTTACGGGCGCCCGATGATCAAGCTGTACGACAAGCAGACGGCGATAAGGGCTTTGAAGGAATATTACGGCATAGAACCACAGGAGCAGGAGCAGACGAAGATAGAGATCGAGCTGAAAAAGGCAGAGGAGGCAGACCGATGAAAAAGGTCATCCTTAGGCTAAACGAACCCAGTGAAAAACAGTGGATGTTTTTAAAGGATACGCACAGGTATGTAGGCTATGGAGGTGCCAGGGGCGGCGGGAAGTCCTGGTCGATCCGGTTCAAGGCAATCATCTTAGGTCTTCGGCGGGAGGGGATCAAGATGCTGATCGTGCGAAGGACCTATGAGGAGCTGGAGAAGAACCATATCCGGCAGTTAAAGGATCTCTTGCTTCCGCTTGGGATTGCCAAATACAATGCCACCCGGAGGATCTTCACCTTTGTGACAGGCAGCACCATCGAGTTTGCCTACTGCCAAAGAGATGATGACCTGGGAAGGCTGCAGGGGGCGGAGTTCGATGTGATCTTCGTGGACGAGGCCACCCAGCTGTCGGAATACCAGCTAAAGGTGATTGCCGCCTGCTGCCGTGGGGCGAACGATTTTCCAAAACGGATCTATTATACCTGCAACCCGGGAGGCCAGGGGCACGCTTACATCAAACGGATCTTTATCGATAAACGCTACGTGGATGGGGAAAACCCGGAGGATTATTCCTTTATCCAGGCGAAGGTAACGGATAACCAGGCACTGATGAGCAAAGATCCGGAGTACCTGCGGATGCTGGAGGCGCTGCCTCCAAAGCTTCGGGAGGCCTGGCTGAATGGAAGCTGGGACATCTTTCAGGGGCAGTTTTTTGAGGAGTTTTTAGACGATCCCAAGCACTATGAGGACCGGGCCTGGACCCATGTGATCGAGCCCTTTGACATTCCCATTGGCTGGAGGATCTACAGATCCTACGATTTCGGCTACAGCAA includes:
- a CDS encoding terminase small subunit, with protein sequence MNRKTKLTDKQERFVQELLRGATQRDAYKAAYGCKNWKVSAIDAQASKLLKDPKVAERREALKQRAIDLAGQDAASVRALILETEIAIASADLGKVYELGRDKSGRLTAKIKDLDSLDTRAIQEIRFDPYGRPMIKLYDKQTAIRALKEYYGIEPQEQEQTKIEIELKKAEEADR
- a CDS encoding phage terminase large subunit; amino-acid sequence: MKKVILRLNEPSEKQWMFLKDTHRYVGYGGARGGGKSWSIRFKAIILGLRREGIKMLIVRRTYEELEKNHIRQLKDLLLPLGIAKYNATRRIFTFVTGSTIEFAYCQRDDDLGRLQGAEFDVIFVDEATQLSEYQLKVIAACCRGANDFPKRIYYTCNPGGQGHAYIKRIFIDKRYVDGENPEDYSFIQAKVTDNQALMSKDPEYLRMLEALPPKLREAWLNGSWDIFQGQFFEEFLDDPKHYEDRAWTHVIEPFDIPIGWRIYRSYDFGYSKPFSCAWWAVDQDGRLYRILELYGCGNTPNEGLKWTPQEQFSKIRQIEDEHPYLKGKHIQGVADPAIWEASSGQSVAETAAKHGIYFEKGDHKRIAGWMQVHYRLQFDEHGIPMMYFFSNCKAAIRTLPLMMYSETIPEDLDTNLEDHCLVGDTQITTRTGQRKIKDLVGSSGEVRSSDGKWHKYHDVRRTREKAKVFTVTLEDGTQFTGTEDHRILTEHEGWCPIGELQGKELRICR